The DNA sequence ATTTTCCTTAGGTGGTGGGTTATGTCGGGGTGCCGAGTTGCCGTGTTGGGCGTTGCTGTGTTGCCGTTTATTGACGGCGACGACTtggctgacttcctcgtcattGATATAATCTTTGGCGACGttctggatctcgtgcatggtccatactggtttggtggtgaggtgtttgcgaaAGTCTTCGTTCATGAGCCCGTTGGTTAGGCAGAGGCTTGCGACGGaatccgtgagtccgtcgacTGTTAAGCATTTgtcgttgaagcggtcgaggtatttcCTTGTGGATTCTTCTTATTTTTGTGTGACCCCTAGTAggctgatggggtgtttggctttAGTGATTCTGGTcgtgaactgggccatgaacttTCGCGTTATGTCGTGAAAATTGGCTatggatccgtttgggagggcgttgaaccatttgattgccGGTCCAGCTAGGGTTACCGGAAAGGCCCTGCATCGGACCGCGTCGGCTGCTCCTTCTAAGTTCattctggcctcaaaggccgttagATGTTCCTGGGGATCTTTGGTTCCGTCGTACTTCATGTCGGTGGGTTGTCGAAACCTTTAGGGAGTTTTGCTCTTAAAATCTTCTCTGTGAAAGATGTGGCTCCCATTATTGTGTGGTCGTTTCTTGTGCGCTTGGTATCTCGGTGTCGCCAATCTTCGTCCGAGTCGTGCTGACGGCTCAGATCGCGGAAAGTGCTGCGGTTGTGCCTTTTGTTGTGTCGCTGTTCTGGCGATTTCTCTCGTCCGTGGTTGCGTGAGGTGCTGCGGCCGTTTCTTCTGTCGTGTCGCCGAGTTGGCGACCTGCCGTGGCAAGATTTTGATCGAAAAGTTGCATGGCTTCCGTGTTCgttgttgtgtttttttttattggtCAATTTGCCTTCGAGCTCCTGGACCCGGAGGCAGAGATCCTGGATGATCTGTGCCGCTTTGTCCCTAACTTTCTCAGGATGTCGTTGTTCCGTGACGACGTGGTCGTTCGTGTGGTGGATAGTACTTGCTATTCTTGCTTAGTTCGTGACCTCCTGGTGTTCTGGGGTTGGATGAAACGGTTGGGAGTCATCCTGGCTTGAGGGGGTTTCCTCCAGAACGTCCCCCATTCGGCTCGGCTGGCGCAAGGTTTCTCACAGATGGCGCCAATGTACGAGATGTCTCTGATACGGGTTGAAGGGTGGATCGGGAACCTGCGGATCAGGGCTGAAGCCGGATCGCTTGAttggagcaatggggggaggtacctgcaaagacactccgacgctcaagtcagaatggatctgagaggtataatgtgtatgtggaatgaatgaatacctggagggattTGGGTCCTCAATTTATAGGTGTTGGTGagcatcttatcttatcttatcttatctggctaagataagggagatgtttgaattcgaaagtcggtTAGGAGTTTCAGAgggccagttttgggccttctaggaGAGAGAGGCGAGTCGGACCTGAGGTGCCGGGTTTGAGCCCAACCTCGGGTCCGGAATCCATGGGCTGGATCCGTAACACTATCCATTTCATTTATTATCATTGCAACctaatcttttaaatttaacaacaacaataataataaattcatatttttataaaagaaaaaaataaaaaataaaatagatagaaTCGACTCCatgagagaggagaagaaaaagaagaaataagaagaaaaaaaagaaggacgaagaaaaaggaaaaattaggCAATGATAATGAAAAAATTTGTCGTCATTATTATTGGTTGAGTAGTCAGAAAAAAAGTTTGAAAAGTGGGAAAGAAGAGTTCTGTTTTTTCTCTATTTCTACTATTACTACTGTCAAAACTATCGCTATTAACCATTGTCGAAAAAAAGAATAagctatctttttttcttttcatctctCTCTTTActaaagaggaaaaggaagagagAAGGGTTAGAGATAGATGAATATTGATAGAGATGAAAATGACGTTAAGGTTAAAAAGATAAATGTATAATCAATGAAATGAgagtaaaacaatttaaaatttatttattttaataaaaatataattttaaaaataattttaatgttaagaatgattttgaaataaaagaattaataacGAGTTTAATTTTCACCCCAAACcatcaaaattaaaatagtactccgatgttcttataattattttaccATTGTTTAAATGAAGTAATTAGTATATAATTCATTTGTTGGATGCTGACTTTAATAATGGAATGACCATTTATATGTGGCTTAGTGTtagtttgaatttatttttttgagtgaaaaaaaataaatttgtttaaaagtaaaatatttttgtttaatttaaacctatttagatatattttttaaaaatgttttattaaaaaataaattatttttttaagttaataatatcttattttaaaaaaatagaagtaaaagatatttttaatacttaatttttttcaaaatctatccaaatataaaatagtttttatctattaatttaaaaaaaataaatattttttcaaaagccAATTATTTAAATTGACTTTTATTCTTTAGGTATAagtctgaatttttataaatagACTACAAATATTTTAAAGAGTTAAGTACCATTTTGGTCCTTGAAATTGGTGAGTTATACTGATTTAGTTTCTAACTTCTCATCAATTGCTACAATTCGGTCTCTCAGATTTAAAAAAAGTACACTAATGTAGTTTCTCGTGTATTTTCCGTCGTCAGAGTTTAACATTGTTAGTGATGTGGCTCAAGACTTGCCACACTAGACATATTAAAATAACGTCATTTGAGAGTTTGAATAATTAGTATTATTCAAAAGGAAGGGGGTGTAACGTTTTAGTATTGTTCAAAAACCTCAAATAACGTCGTTTTAATATGTTCAGCGTGACAAGGTTTGAGCCATGTCACTAACAGCGTTGAGTTCCGATGACAAAAAATATATCACGgactaaattgatgcattttttttaaatctatgaGACTAAAATATAGCAATTAAAAAGTTAAAGACTAAATTAGTGCAATATATCACTAACGGCGTTGAGTTTCAATGCGAAAAATATATCAAACATTACATTAgtgcatttttttaaatttaagagaCTAAAATATAGTAATTAAAAAGTCAATAACTAAGTCAATGCAACtcattaattttagaaattaaaatggaGCTTAACTCGTATTTTATATTTTGCTGAAATTTATTAAACTATTTTGATTCTAAAACCCTAATTACTTGGTTTTTCCTGTTGTATTAGCCAACAAAAATCAAAGTGCGGTCCAAATACTACAAGAATTGAACCATCTCATGTATGATGTATCCACAAGTTAACATgaacaaaattattaaataaccACAAAATAGTGAAAATACCAATGCAAGTAGGTCATACTCTACCAAATAATAATGAACGTGATGATGTTTTAGACACAAGGTATAGAATATGCTAAGTGTATAACTTTGCCTTAATATATGGAACTCTGAACAGAAAATCTTAATGTAATTGTGTCCTTTTTTCTTTGAGGGTAGATGGTTAGGATTAGTATCCATTCATTTGGATGTGTTCATACTTGATAGGATACACAAATTTGAGATGAAAGTCGATAGTTGGCTTGGCTATAGTAGAGCGATCATGTAACAGTTATTTATTAGGTTTTTTTAACAGGCtactatttatacaaaaatatttttatataattatgataATTGAGTTATTAGATAATTCGATaggtttattttaaatatttaacataatatatattgatattttagttattattttttcataaaaatattttcatgtgACTAACTATTTCACTAACatattcctaaattacaaattatttttttatatgtatctAGAATTTAAATTCTTAATGTATTTGTtaaatagttattaaaataaaaaacttaaaaagattTACTAATCATATTTCTAAAACacatatattaactaaatttatttatttattattattataataatatctcGTAGTTAGCCTCTTAATTAACTTGATTGTTGTCATCATGGCCATTTTTATATTACGATTTCTTGATGAGATTGATGTTGCTATCTACTATCTACTAATAAGAAATGAAAAAGTTGAATCATTATTTTAATAAACAGATATTGGCCcgtttgaaaattctaaaagtaatttttttttacttttgacttatgaaaagtagtagtattaatatttggtgtaatttttaaaattaaattgcaactttTTAGGAAGCTATTTAGGAGtttatagaaaagttaaaaaaaatgacttctctcataatacttttatttttcatcatatttctctaaaataagtacttttaaaattaaaaattcaaacacaaaataatttatttataaattatttttaacaaagtcatttattatttaaattattttattaaaaagagcttaattaagttagttacccAAACTGACTAAAATCCTGAATTCCAGATATTAATGTTGCTTTACGCCAattattatcaattaataattaattaataaaggcTAAAACCTTCCGTGGAAAAGGTTCCAATCGAATGGACCTAGTTTGGTTGAGGATAAGGACAATAGATGCCACTCGATGCTATCGTTAACATCTTGATGCACATCATCTGCTTTACTCAGATCACGAAAACAAATATGACgacaaaattaagaaaattatatatgtatatataataaaaaaaggttatttttcttttatattaattattataaaataattagaaaataaatatcataaaaattattataaattatatagaatAAAAGTTCTGTATCTCATAGgagtaaaaaaaatggaatatttcaaaaataataaaaaaaaggtttaaaacaGAACAACCAGTATTTGCTACGGAGGTTTTGTCTGACTTTATGTATCGATCCCAAGTTTCATCACCACGAGTTGTGATCATCATCAGGATTCAGGACACACCCATCAAGAGGGGACTAAAAAACCAACcaaaaaacaaggaaaagaaaaggggattaaaaaagaagaaaaaagaaagtgatagtcaaaaacaaaataatatgatAGGATTATTGACTTTTTCGGTGAAAGAATTTGTCATATATCactgtaaaatttatttaaaagaataataatatcattttatacataattttttgaCGTTGTATGTTTGTATGGTGGTGCTTAGTTGAGACTAAGGGGTCATGGTCCCaaacttttgttaaaaaaattagtagtatttttttaaaaaataaaaaatagttcagttggcttaaatactttattatgacttaaaatactaaagtttaatttttatctcTATTCAATAAGTAATACTCCTTCTActtttgagttcaaatataaaaaattaggtattttttatttatgtaatttgatattattttatattttactgtttatttaatttaattttttatatgataaaaaatattagaatattcaataagtattgatattattatatttgtataaattgataaaaaaattcaataaatattataaattttaatatttgttcttctaactttttttttacatatttttcaggatatatattcaaatttttatataaaataatcgtgAAAAACTAAAGAATTGATGCAATTTTTTAAGAAGAAGGCTAATATTCAAAAAGGAAAATATATAACTTTTATAATATCAACacttgtagatagttcttctattttaataaatcatgaagaaagtgagatacaaccttcaaaagattaaagagttgcatctgatgagtttgaccttaattttttggaacgagatcttgaaaaacggctttaaatttggcaatatcacccaaatcaGAGAAATGAGGTTAGACAAATTTATCTTCAATAAGATTCATATCAaaagcatcttgacaattatcttctatctggtccccaaaattttgtttcaagataCACTATTGTTTGtatgaattaataaaaaagtaatattattaaaataagagtgattatattcattttgaatttattattattatagagaatatttttttagtatatttctcgaCTTATTACATATTGTAGACTTTGATAATGGATGCTGAAAGAtgtaaaaaaaatgtattatgaTTAACTAGCTGTTATGAGACGAAATTTCAATCTAAGCTATTCTACTCGTTGAAATATTTATGGCCAGTTTAAAAATTATCTACGTTACTATGATAAGTTGATAATGCCAAGCATCCAAAAACGCATAGTTGCATCTGTCAATATCGAACCCATTTTAATAATTTCTCATTTATAATTGaaaatagttaaataataatgtaattaaatatattatattatttaataatttttaattattaattttatataaaaataattacatgtaAATGTTCACCTTATATAATTTACGtctgattaataaaattattcaaattctAAACACCCTCCTCTAAAAAGAACTCCAAACTTCTCGTTTTTAACAACTTCTAACGGTTGAATTATATAATACACCCTACTATCTATAATATGaatttatatttacagtaaaccaaaattaatttaaactcaattatatatattcaattaaaaagttaatttttttgttgaaatattcaccaattttttaaatattattttaaatctcaaattttaaattttaaaatttaaattttaaattttaaaatttaaaatttaaattttaatattttaaaaaattaaatttttttataattaaaaaaatttaactaatattaagtaattaaaaattattattttattcgtaaaaaaaaaaattggatggagCCTATAAATAACCAATAAAAAATGGACAGGAAGGGTAACAGCGTTCGGGGAAGCAATCTGTGAAGGCGGAGCGCGAGTTGAGCTCGCTGAGACGCACCaaaacatctctctctctctctctctctctctctctctctctctctctctgaatttTGTAAAAACTCACCCGTGACACAGAGAATCGCAGAAAGCGACCGGTACTTATACTAAGACAAACTCTCATATTGAGTCTACTTTCTCTCCCTTGTATTTAAGTGTgaagttttgtgatttgtatttcTGTGGCAAaagtagaagaaggaggagacGGGAAATGTGGGGATTTGGTGGCAGATGTTACTGGGGAAAGAAGGTAGCTGGCGACAAAGCAGATGGGATTGTTGTGGTGTTCGCATGGATGTCCAGCGATGACAAGCACTTAGACAAATATGTTGACCTCTATTCCTCTCTCCGATGGAATTCCCTCATCTGCCATTCTCAATTCCTCAATATGTCAGTTCTCCCTCTATCCTcatcttcaattcaattcaattccccTCTATATCATCAACTGTTTGATATAAGGTCTTCAATTCAAATCTATCTGTACTCTGTTTACCTATTTTCAGTTCAATTTTGAGTAGTGATTAGTGATAGTTATGAGGTACTACAACCCTTAAGGCGCTATTGTCTATTTGGGCTTAACTATTACAGATCCAACAACAAGATACATATTTATATCACAAGAGGAATGGGTCGTTACTCATTCCCGACTAAGCATTGATCCAAGATAAGAAAATTTACTTGTATAATTTTCAGTTTCATTCGAAGCCTGTGGTCACTGATGTGTACATTCTAGACCAAGATAATCCATCTTTTGTTTGCTGAAGGAACCATCCCCTGTTGTTTTATGAAGTGTAATCAGTAGTGGTTCCCCTGTCTTAGGATTCTCAGATAGACACACAATCTATTGTTTCTTGGTTAGCTCGAACTGTTAGAGTGTGAAGCCATAGTTTTATCCATATTTCTCAAGGTTGCCTTTAGCATCTAACCTTGCCTTGAATGGATCAATATGGTTGTCATGGCCGAAAAATGTGCCATTAGGTTAAATTTTTATCTCGATGATTTCTTTAGGAATAGAATTTccatccatttttttttttttataaattgctaTTTTCTAGCAGTAAAACAATTATTGTTGATTGTAAAAAGCCAAAAAGTCAAAGTTGAAAGTTTTCATTTTAGGTTTTACCTTTGGTTGGGTAATGATGTTTGGATTGATGATGTTACAACCAAGTGATTAATTTCAAATGTCAAACCTCTTATTCAAGGGGTTTATTTGGAGAATACTTTGGGTTCTTTGCATATCTCAATGTATTCTGGATGATGATTGAGACCCTGCTATTATTTGCAGGTTCTTTCCTGAGAAAGCCACAGCTCTTGCTGTTGATATTCTTAATGAACTTGTTGAGGTAAGTTTAGCTCTACTCTATTTTGTAGGTCTTTCAACCATGCATTAAGTCAATCAAAATTTTGCCCTATAAGTTCAAGCTTACAAATactgttttttaagtttttatgcaTCAATATGCAGGTGCTGAAAATTAGGCCTTGCCCCCTTGTGTTTGCATCATTTTCGGGTGGTTCAAAAGCTTGCATGCTCAAGATTCTTCAGGTACTCTGTTTTACGCGATgacttttcattttatttatttgtttatgttTCTTTTCATGCTATAAAACCTCTAGTCTAACATTTGACGACTCTATATTACTTCGATCCAGATAATCAATGGGACTTCTGAAGCACATAATATGGTATGTTTTCTTCCGGCAGCACTTTAGTGGAAGATTTAGTTTATGTTTTATAATTAGTTTACTCATCAGGTCCCACAATTTCTCAAATTCTTAGTGTGTCGTGGGAAATGAGATAAGTTCAGTCCCTAGCTTGCTACTCTATATTCCATAATTTAAGTGATCCTATTTTGTTTCTATAATATGATCATGTGTATATTTGGTGCTGATATTTTGTTATTGCAACTTTTCTGTTCACTGATAGTCTTATTCATGTGCTCACTGCTCTAAACTATTTTCTTGGTACAGGATGACTATCGGCTTGTTAAGGATTGTATATCTGGTTACATTTATGATTCCAGTCCGGTTGATTTTACCAGTGATTTGGGTGTTCGATTTCTTCTACAACCAACTGTTTTGAAAGTTTCCCATCCACCAAGATTTGCTTTGTGGGTTGCAAATAGCATAGCATCTGGTCTTGATTCTCTTTTCCTTAGCAGATTTGAAGCGCAGCGTGCAGAGTATTGGCGTACTCTATACTCAACCACTGTAAGTAAATGACAATACATGATTTATTGATATCTAATCATCAGCACCACCTCCCCCTTCTCCCATCTTTTCTCCTTTTTAAGTTATCTGCTTACGTAATATTATTGTGCAGAGTATGAAGGTCCCGTATCTCATTTTGTGTTCAGAAAATGATGATCTTGCTCCAGTTCAAGTTATTTCAAATTTTTCTGATAAACTTAAATACTTTGGAGGAGATGTCAAATTGTTAAAATGGAGTAATTCTCCTCATGTAGGTCAGTATCTTGATCAATTATACTTAATAGCAGATGGATGAGATAATAGATAATTCTTCAAGACAAACCGTTTCCTAATTCAATTATGAAGATCCTATTATGACCATGTAATTCTAAGATATACTAGCATATATCTAATCTTTATGATAATTTTCCTTGTCCATATGACTGTATGAGTATTCAGTGTGGAATATCTGTGTGATTAACTATAATTGCTTGCCTTCTCCATGCTACATTTGTCTTGTTCAATCTATTTCAGATgaatgtttatttattatatattagcattttacataaaattaatgaTTACTAGCATAGGCATGCAACTTGCATATCCTTTTCTTTCCCTGGCCTGTATTATGTTATCTAAGAAAATGGTATTAGTTTATGGAAAATGTAAAGTCTTGCCAATGAAGGAGAGCCTCGGAGCAACGGTTGAGTTGTCTCCGTGTGACCTCAAGGTCACGGGTTTAAGAAGTGGAAGCAGCCATTGATGTAATTATTAGGTTAGGCTGTGTACATTCCACTATTGTTTTTAATAGTCTTGGCAATGAACGGTTGTCTGCCTCCTTTCCCATAAGCTCTGCATTTAGATCCCAACTCAAGTTTGTATGCTAGTCTGATCAAATATTGCATGATTCCAAGCACTTGAGTCTGCAACGATGCAAATCATGAATAGGaatgatttttagttgctttacGTCCTGCCTAAAACTGAAATGAACATTATACCAGAGGTAAATGTATTGAACTTCACTATATTTTTCTCACAGGTCATTATCGGCATCATCCAGTGGATTACAAGGCTGCTATTTCTGAGATCCTTGGCAAGGCAGTTGCAATTTACCGTCGCAAAAATCAACGAACTGAAGATGAGGTCCTAGGCATAGAGGGAACTAGAGATGAGACCACAGATCCATTCTCTGAATTGAGGAAAGCAGCAGTGACCTCAACTAGTTTTCAGGGTTTTGCTGTTTCTCCAAGTGACAATCTGTCACCTGTTTCAATGGAGTACTACGATGGTAAAGATGTGGGCTCCATACCTGATGAACGCAAGGAAGGTTTTATTCATCTGCCAAGCCATGCAAGCATCAATGCGCATGGTGTTCTTGGCCAAATACTGTTTGATGTTTGTGTTCCAAGGAACGTTGACGATTGGGATATCAGGTCAAATTCCAAGAATGCAGTGTTACATGGTACAAGAAGGCATGCTCCATTTAATCCTATAAAATGTATTCGGCGCTCAAGATTGTAAGACTTGTGTGACAAAAGTTTCAGGTGAACTCTTGCAATCTTTGGAGGCATAAGGACTAATAAGCTCCTTCTTATGCTTCTTTAAGCACCAAGGAGTAGGCAATGTAAGCCTTGTTTAATATGGTAAATTGTACAGCTACCTCATCGGAGAAAAAACTATTATGGTTTTGACTGAGATCACTGTAACAAGAATAAAGAGGATGTTGTAAATGTAATGTAATAATATCCTTGTATTACGTGTAGAGATTCTGTTCGTACTGAAGAAACTTGTGCAAATAACTGCTCTAGAATTAGATACGCAGTGATCGCCAGATAAGTATATAGGCATAGAGTATTAGAGTTCACTATCTACCTCATTCCTTCATTCAAACTCAGAACAAGATAAGGATGTTTTACTCTTCGTAGATAGACTTCTGTTAGGTACACATTACACAATATATCTTAATAcacattataaaatattttaataataatttccaTTTTTAAAATAGCAAATGAACTACCGAATTTTTTATGCAAGAATTTTCTCTATTGTGATTTCTATCTTTCTTTTCCCTCTCAGTAGGTTTGATttcattcttttgaattaaaatttgaagaAAATATACACTTTTGACTATTTGTTCAGAAAACAAAGCGTATCTTTACAATTTTAGAACTTTTATGAGTGGGGCTTGTTGATGTATCAGTGGTTCACAGATATGCTTAGACTAATTAATAAGATGGTTGGAGGTcagtttaaaaattttgaattatgtttTTGGATAAATGGTCAGGGATCAAAAATTACATTTACTTTAAATTTTGAAGTATGTTAAAATTTGTGCTAAGAATTAGAATTCACTCAAGagttgaattctttttttttttttttttttgatgcagtTAGCCCTTCAGATTCTGATGCAAATTCACATATATTTTGTGACTGAAATATTAAATTGTCAAATCTCTTGCTTTTTGGCTCCAACAGAGGCTTGTTGTGACTACTCTTGATATGTGTGtgcctcctctttatgttcttgctcTATCGTTTCAATATATATTTCGGTGACACTTTATTTACTCGCTCAAAGCTTAACGCGCTCAGAGAGTGACAATacaatatccctcttgactcgaataataagcactgCCATTTAACTTCAGCTGCTACTTTATCGTATGTAACTGtaaacttgttgaatgttgagttaGAAACTTATTCTACAACTTCATATACTATATAGCCTAAAGCGGAGTGCgttgatcttgtgatgcaattcacctTTTTTCTGAATTGTGCTTAGACTTTCCTAAACTTCTGGTGAGTATACACCTGTTAAAATGAGCTTCTATTGAGAATTTTGTTGTACACGGTATGACGGTATGAAAATCTGCAgtatctgattctctctctctctctactctCTACTTCCTAGGCAATTATCGTACTGTTTGACAAATTGGATATGTGAGTTGTTCCGCATAATGAACTTGTTAAAAAAatcatgcatgctctcgctcctttgtgtgcttctcatctcgacccagaagtggtgatcaaAATAAACTGAAATCCATAAATGACGATCTTCGAAAAGTTATGCAAAAATGCCTAAATCAGAACTAAAATACACTGAagaacatgcaatttacacctctacTTCACAGGCAAAACACATAATGAAATTAACAGCATCACTTAAAtcctaataaaaataacattactTGAAAACCACTTGTTGTCTCCAATACCATACTTcatcagaaaatcattccaattcctatcaaatgattcttttgtaagagagttccaaacaacatgactCATCGTGTGTTCGATTTTTTCATGTCGCTTGTAGCCATTTGATTTACTTGGAATCTtattcatgatgtgccaaatacaccacctGTAAATTGTTGTAGGCATACAAGTCTCAATAGTTCTTTGCATCGATGCGCATTGATCGGTAAGAATGCCTTTCGGAGCCCTTCCTCCCATGCGACGAAGCCAATATTCAAATAATCATTTGAATGATTGAATATCCTCGTTTTTTTTATCAAAGCACATCCCATAAGTGTTGACTGACCATGATGATTCACCTCgacaaaagaacaaaaaatcaaattataGCTGAATACCACGACACAGAAACAACATCGTTAATCCACCAAAATAATATCTCTTTACACCGAAAATGGTACCAAATACACATAAACCAAAACAACATATTATCTATTTGTATTGTAAGTGGTAtcgaatgaaataacatctctaAAATACTCACAGGCAGCCTTACTTCTTGCGTCAGTCCAAAAAACAATCTTATTTGACTGATCAACCTCAAGTTCAAGcctgaaaaagaaattttgattattctctttcattcttaacaaatatttcctAAATTCTTTTGCATCCTCTAGTTTTGAAATATTCTGCAGTTCTCTCGTGATGTAATTTttcacatctttttcaataaaacttaaCCCACAATGACCCTCTGCTGTTGTGACAAATGATTGTTATATTTTGCTTGGCCTGATTCCAGCTTCCTTGTTATTCTCTATTATACTTCGTACGGACATACTTAGTTTCCTGTACTATTTAAGCATCTCTGCTTGATTTGCACAACAGGGATGTGAATGATGCAGCACAACCTTCGAAATGATCCAAATACCAATGTGCttcaatatgtgtatataaatttTTGCAGGACAATTTAATCCAACTGAGGAATTTGTCTTCTCAATTG is a window from the Arachis hypogaea cultivar Tifrunner chromosome 17, arahy.Tifrunner.gnm2.J5K5, whole genome shotgun sequence genome containing:
- the LOC112764494 gene encoding uncharacterized protein, yielding MWGFGGRCYWGKKVAGDKADGIVVVFAWMSSDDKHLDKYVDLYSSLRWNSLICHSQFLNMFFPEKATALAVDILNELVEVLKIRPCPLVFASFSGGSKACMLKILQIINGTSEAHNMDDYRLVKDCISGYIYDSSPVDFTSDLGVRFLLQPTVLKVSHPPRFALWVANSIASGLDSLFLSRFEAQRAEYWRTLYSTTSMKVPYLILCSENDDLAPVQVISNFSDKLKYFGGDVKLLKWSNSPHVGHYRHHPVDYKAAISEILGKAVAIYRRKNQRTEDEVLGIEGTRDETTDPFSELRKAAVTSTSFQGFAVSPSDNLSPVSMEYYDGKDVGSIPDERKEGFIHLPSHASINAHGVLGQILFDVCVPRNVDDWDIRSNSKNAVLHGTRRHAPFNPIKCIRRSRL